In one Streptomyces sp. NBC_01288 genomic region, the following are encoded:
- a CDS encoding aminoglycoside phosphotransferase family protein, which produces MHDNGDDDTSAVMDRGRYEGAKTPWDQPTWRSEVLAWATRELTARGLHESGTARRGERLRPWSVLVRIPVEDAATTSTSVWLKANPPAGAFEAPLTAALARWVPEYVLEPLAVDADRGWSLLPDGGELFRQVLDRTPTDARAWEEPLRQYATMQRTLVPYTKDLEHLGVPSARTTALPQVFDRTVEFIHSVLEQTAPLRHPTPDVDPTTLHALRPRLLNWCAELADLGIPDSLDHSDLHDGQLFNPEPGRFTFFDWGDAAVSHPFYSFLVPAGRITERHGPEALPRLRDAYLEPWTGTGRTGKELRRALTLAGRLGVIGRAVSWGRHFPGASDETRAAGATESARWLRQLSYDDPPF; this is translated from the coding sequence ATGCACGACAACGGTGACGACGACACATCGGCGGTCATGGACCGAGGCCGGTACGAGGGCGCCAAGACCCCGTGGGATCAGCCGACTTGGCGGAGTGAGGTCCTCGCCTGGGCCACCCGCGAACTCACGGCAAGGGGCCTGCACGAGAGCGGGACAGCCCGCCGGGGCGAACGCCTGCGCCCGTGGTCCGTCCTGGTCCGCATCCCCGTAGAAGACGCCGCCACCACCTCCACCTCGGTATGGCTGAAGGCGAATCCCCCCGCCGGCGCCTTCGAGGCGCCGCTCACCGCCGCACTCGCCCGCTGGGTCCCGGAGTACGTCCTGGAACCCCTCGCCGTCGACGCCGACCGCGGCTGGTCCCTGCTCCCCGACGGCGGCGAACTCTTCCGCCAGGTCCTCGACCGCACCCCCACCGACGCCCGCGCCTGGGAAGAACCGCTGCGCCAGTACGCGACGATGCAGCGCACCCTCGTCCCGTACACCAAGGACCTCGAACACCTCGGCGTCCCCAGCGCCCGCACGACGGCCCTCCCCCAAGTCTTCGACAGGACAGTGGAGTTCATCCACTCGGTCCTGGAACAGACAGCGCCGCTACGACACCCCACCCCCGACGTCGACCCCACCACCCTGCACGCCCTACGCCCCCGCCTGCTCAACTGGTGTGCGGAACTGGCCGACTTGGGCATCCCCGACTCCCTCGACCACTCCGACCTGCACGACGGCCAGTTGTTCAACCCGGAGCCCGGCCGCTTCACCTTCTTCGACTGGGGCGACGCGGCCGTGTCGCACCCGTTCTACAGCTTCCTGGTCCCCGCGGGACGGATCACCGAACGCCACGGCCCCGAGGCCCTGCCCCGCCTACGCGACGCCTACCTGGAACCCTGGACGGGAACGGGCCGTACCGGCAAGGAACTTCGCCGCGCGCTCACCCTGGCGGGACGGCTCGGCGTCATCGGCCGCGCGGTCTCCTGGGGCCGGCACTTCCCGGGCGCGTCCGACGAGACACGGGCGGCGGGCGCGACGGAGAGCGCGAGGTGGCTGCGGCAACTGTCGTACGACGACCCCCCGTTCTGA
- a CDS encoding GNAT family N-acetyltransferase: MADWELRPASAADADAIAELRAVVLRDDLERLGRYDARRVRQRFRDGFEPGCTWVIEVGGAFAGCVALRPDAGARCHWLEHFYVGAQHQGRGIGSGVLGELLERCDRGGGGVVRLNVLRGSPARRLYERYGFVVEAEDPVDVFMVRGEREAAA, from the coding sequence ATGGCGGACTGGGAGCTACGGCCCGCGTCGGCCGCCGACGCCGACGCGATCGCCGAGCTGCGTGCCGTCGTACTCCGCGATGACCTGGAACGGCTCGGCAGGTACGACGCGCGGCGGGTGCGGCAGCGGTTTCGGGACGGGTTCGAGCCGGGGTGCACCTGGGTGATCGAGGTGGGCGGGGCGTTCGCCGGGTGCGTGGCGCTACGGCCGGACGCGGGCGCCCGTTGCCACTGGCTGGAGCATTTCTATGTGGGCGCACAACACCAGGGGCGCGGGATCGGGTCCGGCGTGCTGGGGGAGCTGCTGGAGCGGTGTGATCGGGGCGGGGGCGGCGTCGTACGGCTGAATGTCCTGCGAGGGAGTCCGGCCCGGCGGTTGTACGAGCGGTACGGGTTCGTCGTCGAGGCGGAGGACCCGGTGGATGTGTTCATGGTGCGGGGGGAGCGGGAAGCGGCCGCCTGA
- a CDS encoding SDR family oxidoreductase — MRVAVAGGTGLVGRYVVEELVAAGREPVVLSRSRGVDLAAGGAGLDAALEGVDAVVDVSNVTTTSARKSVAFFEAVGRNLLDAGERAGVRHHVALSIVGIDRVGLGYYQGKLRQEDVVRGGAVPWSVLRATQFHEFAEQTLERVPKPFAVVPRMRTQPVAAREVAQHLVKLAVGPAQGMAPDLAGPRVEQLVDMVRRLLRARGERRLVVPVRMPGGVGAAMTGDGQLPVGGGARGRQTFDEWLARDVAKGARAEREWQGG, encoded by the coding sequence ATGCGGGTGGCGGTGGCGGGCGGCACCGGGCTCGTCGGGCGGTACGTGGTCGAGGAGTTGGTCGCGGCCGGGCGGGAACCGGTGGTGCTGAGCCGGTCGCGGGGTGTGGACCTGGCCGCGGGCGGCGCGGGGCTCGACGCGGCGCTGGAGGGTGTGGACGCCGTGGTCGACGTGAGCAACGTGACGACCACGAGCGCGCGGAAGTCGGTCGCGTTCTTCGAGGCCGTCGGGCGCAATCTGCTCGACGCGGGGGAGCGGGCCGGCGTACGGCATCACGTGGCGCTGTCGATCGTCGGCATCGACCGGGTCGGACTCGGCTACTACCAGGGCAAACTCCGCCAGGAGGACGTGGTGCGGGGTGGGGCGGTGCCGTGGTCGGTGCTGCGTGCGACGCAGTTCCACGAGTTCGCCGAGCAGACCCTCGAACGGGTGCCGAAGCCGTTCGCGGTGGTGCCGCGGATGCGGACCCAGCCGGTCGCCGCGCGGGAGGTGGCGCAGCACCTGGTGAAGCTCGCGGTGGGTCCGGCTCAGGGCATGGCCCCGGATCTCGCCGGGCCACGCGTCGAGCAACTCGTGGACATGGTGCGGCGGTTGCTGCGGGCTCGGGGGGAACGGCGGTTGGTGGTGCCGGTGCGGATGCCGGGTGGGGTGGGGGCGGCCATGACGGGGGACGGGCAGTTGCCGGTGGGGGGTGGGGCGCGGGGTCGGCAGACGTTTGATGAGTGGCTTGCGCGAGACGTGGCGAAGGGCGCGCGGGCCGAGCGGGAATGGCAGGGAGGATGA
- the sigJ gene encoding RNA polymerase sigma factor SigJ — MAERRRLLNLGYRMLGSVQDAEDVVQETYARWYALSEEGQRAIDAPMAWLTRVASRICLDQLGSARARRERYTGEWLPEPVRHGAGWVGTGGGAGAEDPADRITLDESVSMGMLVLLDSMTPAERVAFVLHDVFGLPFTEIAETVGRTPAACRQLASSARRRLARRPPGSATAEEHGRVVSAFREACETGDLDALVALLDPAVESRSDGGGKVRAALRPVVGRDKVARLFLGLMRREPEVELVEEDVNGMPGVAVRICGTTFAVLSVGVGGGLITDVWLVVNPDKLRAWNGYGDGHEHGHGHGHGQGGGGGAP, encoded by the coding sequence ATGGCCGAGCGTCGTCGGCTGCTCAACCTCGGGTACCGGATGCTCGGTTCGGTGCAGGATGCCGAGGACGTCGTACAGGAGACGTACGCCCGTTGGTACGCGCTGTCCGAGGAGGGGCAGCGGGCGATCGACGCGCCGATGGCGTGGCTGACCCGGGTCGCCTCGCGGATCTGCCTGGACCAGTTGGGGTCGGCGCGGGCCCGGCGGGAGCGGTACACCGGTGAGTGGCTGCCGGAGCCGGTGCGGCACGGGGCCGGGTGGGTCGGTACGGGCGGCGGTGCGGGTGCCGAGGATCCCGCCGACCGGATCACCCTGGACGAGTCGGTCAGCATGGGGATGCTGGTGCTGCTCGACTCGATGACTCCCGCGGAGCGCGTCGCCTTCGTCCTCCACGACGTCTTCGGCCTGCCGTTCACCGAGATCGCCGAGACGGTCGGCCGTACGCCCGCCGCCTGCCGCCAACTCGCCTCCTCCGCCCGCCGCCGCCTGGCCCGGCGCCCGCCCGGCAGCGCCACGGCGGAGGAACACGGGCGCGTCGTCTCCGCGTTCCGCGAGGCCTGCGAGACCGGGGACCTCGACGCGCTGGTCGCGCTGCTCGACCCGGCGGTCGAGTCGCGCAGCGACGGGGGCGGCAAGGTGCGGGCGGCCCTGCGTCCGGTCGTCGGCCGGGACAAGGTGGCTCGCCTCTTCCTCGGGCTCATGCGGCGGGAACCCGAGGTGGAGCTTGTCGAGGAGGACGTGAACGGGATGCCCGGGGTGGCGGTACGGATCTGCGGGACCACGTTCGCCGTGCTTTCGGTGGGGGTCGGGGGTGGGCTGATCACCGATGTGTGGCTGGTGGTCAATCCGGACAAGCTGCGGGCTTGGAACGGGTACGGGGACGGCCATGAGCATGGCCATGGGCACGGCCATGGGCAGGGCGGCGGTGGCGGGGCTCCGTGA